Proteins from a genomic interval of Zingiber officinale cultivar Zhangliang chromosome 1B, Zo_v1.1, whole genome shotgun sequence:
- the LOC122039287 gene encoding pollen-specific leucine-rich repeat extensin-like protein 4, with product MASSEVPTHTLYTVTPVANPIPPPTEVAVYPAPPPPGPTVYPAPATLAPPVPTMYPAPAPAVPVAPFTVPPPTVPPAVTTHIDPVVPPVVHAPAYAAAPGVPPPIYPTVPPVAPAPVILPVPTSIPTHLTDIVAVRARIPALAESIHTIPRRD from the coding sequence ATGGCTTCGTCAGAGGTACCCACCCATACATTATACACTGTAACACCCGTGGCAAACCCGATACCTCCACCAACAGAGGTTGCGGTGTACccagcaccaccgccacctggacctactgtGTACCCAGCACCAGCGACACTCGCGCCCCCAGTGCCTACAATGTACCCAGCACCTGCACCAGCGGTACCGGTTGCTCCATTTacggtaccaccacctaccgtacctccagccgtGACCACTCATATCGACCCTgtagtaccaccagtggtacatgCTCCAGCTTATGCAGCAGCACCAGGAGTACCTCCCCCAATCTATCcaacggtaccacctgtagcaccagctccagtgattCTGCCAGTTCCCACGTCGATCCCTACccacctcactgatattgtcgcagtACGAGCCCGGATCCCAGCATTGGCCGAGTCGATTCACACTATTCCGAGGAGAGACTGA